In one window of Vanessa atalanta chromosome 10, ilVanAtal1.2, whole genome shotgun sequence DNA:
- the LOC125067084 gene encoding uncharacterized protein LOC125067084, which yields MGCGSSGHVVAPAESAHGNGKAVNGNGTNANDANDHHNDDLPTVILPETPTKPKPPVAYEIPIEEFDGNKRTSTPPAHLQRLLQPPSADISLPDIKEKLAEAEQRRLTILQQRAASAQKRAQKMMKSHKDSLAEEKKLGSNVLTISPEPGICEDKNI from the exons atggGCTGCGGTTCCTCGGGTCACGTGGTCGCACCGGCGGAAAGCGCACATGGAAATGGAAAAGCGGTGAACGGCAACGGCACAAATGCCAATGATGCTAATGACCACCACAACGACGACTTGCCAACCGTTATTTTGCCAGAAACACCAACCAAGCCGAAGCCTC CCGTAGCATATGAAATACCTATAGAAGAGTTTGATGGTAACAAACGTACTAGCACACCACCGGCCCATCTCCAGAGACTCCTCCAACCGCCAAGTGCTGATATAAGCTTGCCAGACATCAAGGAGAAACTTGCTGAAGCCGAACAAAGAAGACTAACG attcTCCAACAACGCGCGGCTTCCGCACAGAAAAGAGCCCAAAAAATGATGAAATCTCATAAAGACTCA CTCGCCGAAGAGAAGAAACTTGGTTCGAATGTTCTCACCATATCTCCAGAACCTGGAATTTGtgaagacaaaaatatttaa